AGAATGAGCAACGGGGCTTCATTTCTTGAGGTATTGGACCTTGGGACTTTTGCTGTATGGTTTTTCTGGGGTATTGGTCTTTTTTTCCATGGGATGAAGGTGTTCTCGTATAATCCTATTTTTTCCAAGTCTTGGGAAGAACGTCAAATTCAGAAATACATAGAGAAAGACAAACAACAGGCGGAAAAATTTAGATAGGATGGAACGGAATTATAAACAGTCGGAAAAATTTTTAAAAGCTAAAAAGCAGGTAGAGCATATTAAAAATTTCTACAAACACTTACGGGTGTATATTATAATTAATCTATTATTGCTCGTAGTAAAATTCAATCTCATAGATTGGTTCAAGGACGATTATGAATGGATTCAAAACCCTGGCTTTAGTGATTGGGTAAGTTGGAACATTGTAGGAACTCCTATCATTTGGGGTTTAGGTTTGTTGGTACATGCCGCTTACGTTTTTAAGTTCGGTGCTAAATCTTGGAAGGAATTAAAGCCAGCATTCTTAAAGAGGTGGGAAAAGAGACAATTGGAGAAATTTTTGGAAGAGGAAAACAGGAATGGGAAATATGGAAAATAAAGGGGAAAAAGAGAGACTGGACAAAGCACGCCTCCGTGTGGCAAAGCTGAAAGGGTTCTACACCCACCTCACCATATATTTGGTTATTAATACGGCATTGGTACTCATAAAACTGATAGGGAACTCGTATTATGGAGAAGCTTTTATAGGTCCTCTTTGGCACTTTAGCACCTTTGCGACGTGGATTTTTTGGGGTATAGGGTTATTTTTTCATGGTCTAAAGGTATTCTCTAATAGTTCAGTGTTTGTAAAAAATTGGGAGCAGCGTCAAATCGAGAAATATATGGCAGCGGATAAGGATAAAGCTGAAAGGTTGAGATAAGTACAAAACAAGCTCGTTAAGAATACATTTAGGTAAAATGATGGGGGCTTATATTGCCGCGGTATCTGCTTTTCTGGTGGTAAATCAATTTTTACCATCACTGTTAAATTGGTTTCTGCCAGCAGTTTTTGGGGTTGTTTTTATTACCTATTGGATTTTAAAAATTAAAAAGAAGGATAAAGCTATAACAGGATGAACGTAATTATTATAGAAGACGAAAAGCCAGCAGCAAGAAGACTGGGCAGGTTATTGGCAGATTTGAATATGCCGGTTACCACCATGCTACACTCAGTTGAAGAGTCTATTATTTGGTTTGAGGAAAATGAACACCCGGATTTAATTTTCCTCGATATTCAATTGTCAGACGGGCTATCCTTTGAAATATTCGATGTAATCGAGGTAAAGAGTGCCATTATATTTACTACGGCCTATGATGAATACGCCTTGCAAGCTTTTAAACTGAATAGTATAGACTATTTGCTTAAGCCCATTGATGATGAAGAACTGGAAAGCGCCGTTAAAAAATTTAAGGCGCTTAAACCTA
This genomic window from Maribacter sp. MJ134 contains:
- a CDS encoding 2TM domain-containing protein — its product is MKTDREKLNRAKKRLEELKGFYWHLAVYLGVNSFITISTIIGRMSNGASFLEVLDLGTFAVWFFWGIGLFFHGMKVFSYNPIFSKSWEERQIQKYIEKDKQQAEKFR
- a CDS encoding 2TM domain-containing protein, translated to MERNYKQSEKFLKAKKQVEHIKNFYKHLRVYIIINLLLLVVKFNLIDWFKDDYEWIQNPGFSDWVSWNIVGTPIIWGLGLLVHAAYVFKFGAKSWKELKPAFLKRWEKRQLEKFLEEENRNGKYGK
- a CDS encoding 2TM domain-containing protein: MENKGEKERLDKARLRVAKLKGFYTHLTIYLVINTALVLIKLIGNSYYGEAFIGPLWHFSTFATWIFWGIGLFFHGLKVFSNSSVFVKNWEQRQIEKYMAADKDKAERLR